The following proteins are encoded in a genomic region of Hemibagrus wyckioides isolate EC202008001 linkage group LG29, SWU_Hwy_1.0, whole genome shotgun sequence:
- the micu3a gene encoding calcium uptake protein 3, mitochondrial isoform X4, whose product MAALRRMVSVLASRSAARFGERARVRSGGAAAVGVGLAAGGAAVLYLSYRGARAGVRNRAPVLAEEPKRHLDLEDGDVYMSSHEHHFRLFSSLEYEGQLYMTPQNFIESVTMSEPRSKKSWRSLSKQELEKILSETPPVWKGSSTLFRNLKERGIISYTEYLFLLCILTKPHAGFKIAFNMFDADGNQMVDKQEFLVLQEIFRKKNEKKGRKGDAEKSAQLRTDEGMTIDTTLLIHFFGKKGKAELTFEDFYRFMDNLQTEVLEIEFLTYSKGMITISEEDFARILLRYTNVEDIRSYLENVRQSIPDEKGITFEEFRSFFQFLNNLEDFAIAMQMYNFASRSIGQDEFGRAVYVATGLKLTRHLVNTIFKIFDVDHDDQLSYKEFIGIMKDRLHRGARGYKDVEKFTSFRSCLKKELAGR is encoded by the exons ATGGCGGCGTTGCGCAGGATGGTGTCGGTGCTGGCGAGCAGATCGGCGGCTCGGTTCGGGGAGAGAGCGCGCGTGAGGAGCGGCGGGGCTGCGGCGGTGGGAGTCGGGCTCGCAGCCGGTGGAGCGGCGGTGCTGTACCTCAGCTACCGGGGAGCGCGCGCCGGAGTCCGCAACCGCGCGCCCGTGCTCGCGGAGGAGCCG AAGCGGCATTTGGACCTGGAGGATGGAGATGTGTACATGTCGTCTCACGAGCACCACTTCCGGCTCTTCAGCTCTCTGGAGTACGAGGGTCAGCTGTACATGACGCCTCAGAACTTCATCGAGTCAGTGACCATGAGCGAGCCCAGGA gtAAGAAATCATGGCGATCTCTCAGTAAACAG GAACTGGAGAAGATCCTCTCTGAGACTCCTCCAGTGTGGAAAGGAAGTTCAACCCTTTTCCGGAATCTaaaagagagag GCATCATTTCTTACACGGAGTATCTCTTCCTGCTTTGTATCCTGACCA AGCCTCATGCTGGCTTTAAAATAGCCTTCAACATGTTCGATGCCGACGGCAACCAGATGGTGGACAAGCAAGAGTTTCTGGTG CTTCAGGAAATTTTCCGGAAGAAGAACGAAAAGAAGGGACGCAAAGGAGACGCAGAGAAGTCGGCTCAGCTG CGCACGGACGAGGGCATGACTATCGACACCACGCTGCTCATACACTTCTTCGGGAAGAAAGGCAAGGCAGAGCTGACGTTTGAGGACTTCTACAG GTTCATGGATAATCTCCAGACAGAGGTGCTGGAGATCGAGTTTCTGACCTACTCCAAAGGCATGATCACCATCAGCGAGGAAGATTTCGCTCGCATCCTCCTGAGATACACCAACGTAGAGGACATCCGCAGCTACCTGGAAAACGTGCGACAGTCCATTCCTGATGAAAAG GGCATCACCTTCGAGGAGTTCAGGTCTTTCTTCCAGTTCCTTAACAACCTTGAAGACTTCGCTATCGCTATGCAGATGTACAACTTCGCCAGCCGTTCCATCGGGCAAG atgaATTTGGGAGGGCGGTGTACGTAGCCACGGGCCTTAAACTCACTCGCCACTTAGTGAACACCATCTTTAAGATCTTCGACGTGGATCACGACGACCAGCTGAGCTACAAAGAGTTTATCGGGATCATGAAGGACAGACTGCACCGCGGAGCCAGG GGTTATAAGGATGTGGAAAAGTTCACTTCCTTCAGGTCCTGTCTGAAGAAGGAGCTGGCAGGAagataa
- the micu3a gene encoding calcium uptake protein 3, mitochondrial isoform X2 has product MAALRRMVSVLASRSAARFGERARVRSGGAAAVGVGLAAGGAAVLYLSYRGARAGVRNRAPVLAEEPKRHLDLEDGDVYMSSHEHHFRLFSSLEYEGQLYMTPQNFIESVTMSEPRSKKSWRSLSKQELEKILSETPPVWKGSSTLFRNLKERGIISYTEYLFLLCILTKPHAGFKIAFNMFDADGNQMVDKQEFLVLQEIFRKKNEKKGRKGDAEKSAQLSMQLYGYHVAPGTSVSKKESREECVARSYWDVLRRSASQALFSDLAERTDEGMTIDTTLLIHFFGKKGKAELTFEDFYRFMDNLQTEVLEIEFLTYSKGMITISEEDFARILLRYTNVEDIRSYLENVRQSIPDEKGITFEEFRSFFQFLNNLEDFAIAMQMYNFASRSIGQDEFGRAVYVATGLKLTRHLVNTIFKIFDVDHDDQLSYKEFIGIMKDRLHRGARGYKDVEKFTSFRSCLKKELAGR; this is encoded by the exons ATGGCGGCGTTGCGCAGGATGGTGTCGGTGCTGGCGAGCAGATCGGCGGCTCGGTTCGGGGAGAGAGCGCGCGTGAGGAGCGGCGGGGCTGCGGCGGTGGGAGTCGGGCTCGCAGCCGGTGGAGCGGCGGTGCTGTACCTCAGCTACCGGGGAGCGCGCGCCGGAGTCCGCAACCGCGCGCCCGTGCTCGCGGAGGAGCCG AAGCGGCATTTGGACCTGGAGGATGGAGATGTGTACATGTCGTCTCACGAGCACCACTTCCGGCTCTTCAGCTCTCTGGAGTACGAGGGTCAGCTGTACATGACGCCTCAGAACTTCATCGAGTCAGTGACCATGAGCGAGCCCAGGA gtAAGAAATCATGGCGATCTCTCAGTAAACAG GAACTGGAGAAGATCCTCTCTGAGACTCCTCCAGTGTGGAAAGGAAGTTCAACCCTTTTCCGGAATCTaaaagagagag GCATCATTTCTTACACGGAGTATCTCTTCCTGCTTTGTATCCTGACCA AGCCTCATGCTGGCTTTAAAATAGCCTTCAACATGTTCGATGCCGACGGCAACCAGATGGTGGACAAGCAAGAGTTTCTGGTG CTTCAGGAAATTTTCCGGAAGAAGAACGAAAAGAAGGGACGCAAAGGAGACGCAGAGAAGTCGGCTCAGCTG AGTATGCAGCTCTACGGATATCATGTCGCCCCAGGCACTAGC GTGTCGAAAAAAGAGAGCCGAGAGGAGTGTGTGGCGCGGAGCTACTGGGACGTGTTGAGACGAAGCGCCAGCCAAGCGCTCTTTTCTGACCTGGCAGAG CGCACGGACGAGGGCATGACTATCGACACCACGCTGCTCATACACTTCTTCGGGAAGAAAGGCAAGGCAGAGCTGACGTTTGAGGACTTCTACAG GTTCATGGATAATCTCCAGACAGAGGTGCTGGAGATCGAGTTTCTGACCTACTCCAAAGGCATGATCACCATCAGCGAGGAAGATTTCGCTCGCATCCTCCTGAGATACACCAACGTAGAGGACATCCGCAGCTACCTGGAAAACGTGCGACAGTCCATTCCTGATGAAAAG GGCATCACCTTCGAGGAGTTCAGGTCTTTCTTCCAGTTCCTTAACAACCTTGAAGACTTCGCTATCGCTATGCAGATGTACAACTTCGCCAGCCGTTCCATCGGGCAAG atgaATTTGGGAGGGCGGTGTACGTAGCCACGGGCCTTAAACTCACTCGCCACTTAGTGAACACCATCTTTAAGATCTTCGACGTGGATCACGACGACCAGCTGAGCTACAAAGAGTTTATCGGGATCATGAAGGACAGACTGCACCGCGGAGCCAGG GGTTATAAGGATGTGGAAAAGTTCACTTCCTTCAGGTCCTGTCTGAAGAAGGAGCTGGCAGGAagataa
- the micu3a gene encoding calcium uptake protein 3, mitochondrial isoform X1 — protein MAALRRMVSVLASRSAARFGERARVRSGGAAAVGVGLAAGGAAVLYLSYRGARAGVRNRAPVLAEEPKRHLDLEDGDVYMSSHEHHFRLFSSLEYEGQLYMTPQNFIESVTMSEPRSKKSWRSLSKQELEKILSETPPVWKGSSTLFRNLKERGIISYTEYLFLLCILTKPHAGFKIAFNMFDADGNQMVDKQEFLVLQEIFRKKNEKKGRKGDAEKSAQLSMQLYGYHVAPGTSVSKKESREECVARSYWDVLRRSASQALFSDLAERTDEGMTIDTTLLIHFFGKKGKAELTFEDFYRFMDNLQTEVLEIEFLTYSKGMITISEEDFARILLRYTNVEDIRSYLENVRQSIPDEKGITFEEFRSFFQFLNNLEDFAIAMQMYNFASRSIGQDEFGRAVYVATGLKLTRHLVNTIFKIFDVDHDDQLSYKEFIGIMKDRLHRGARGYKDVEKFTSFRSCLKKELAGSR, from the exons ATGGCGGCGTTGCGCAGGATGGTGTCGGTGCTGGCGAGCAGATCGGCGGCTCGGTTCGGGGAGAGAGCGCGCGTGAGGAGCGGCGGGGCTGCGGCGGTGGGAGTCGGGCTCGCAGCCGGTGGAGCGGCGGTGCTGTACCTCAGCTACCGGGGAGCGCGCGCCGGAGTCCGCAACCGCGCGCCCGTGCTCGCGGAGGAGCCG AAGCGGCATTTGGACCTGGAGGATGGAGATGTGTACATGTCGTCTCACGAGCACCACTTCCGGCTCTTCAGCTCTCTGGAGTACGAGGGTCAGCTGTACATGACGCCTCAGAACTTCATCGAGTCAGTGACCATGAGCGAGCCCAGGA gtAAGAAATCATGGCGATCTCTCAGTAAACAG GAACTGGAGAAGATCCTCTCTGAGACTCCTCCAGTGTGGAAAGGAAGTTCAACCCTTTTCCGGAATCTaaaagagagag GCATCATTTCTTACACGGAGTATCTCTTCCTGCTTTGTATCCTGACCA AGCCTCATGCTGGCTTTAAAATAGCCTTCAACATGTTCGATGCCGACGGCAACCAGATGGTGGACAAGCAAGAGTTTCTGGTG CTTCAGGAAATTTTCCGGAAGAAGAACGAAAAGAAGGGACGCAAAGGAGACGCAGAGAAGTCGGCTCAGCTG AGTATGCAGCTCTACGGATATCATGTCGCCCCAGGCACTAGC GTGTCGAAAAAAGAGAGCCGAGAGGAGTGTGTGGCGCGGAGCTACTGGGACGTGTTGAGACGAAGCGCCAGCCAAGCGCTCTTTTCTGACCTGGCAGAG CGCACGGACGAGGGCATGACTATCGACACCACGCTGCTCATACACTTCTTCGGGAAGAAAGGCAAGGCAGAGCTGACGTTTGAGGACTTCTACAG GTTCATGGATAATCTCCAGACAGAGGTGCTGGAGATCGAGTTTCTGACCTACTCCAAAGGCATGATCACCATCAGCGAGGAAGATTTCGCTCGCATCCTCCTGAGATACACCAACGTAGAGGACATCCGCAGCTACCTGGAAAACGTGCGACAGTCCATTCCTGATGAAAAG GGCATCACCTTCGAGGAGTTCAGGTCTTTCTTCCAGTTCCTTAACAACCTTGAAGACTTCGCTATCGCTATGCAGATGTACAACTTCGCCAGCCGTTCCATCGGGCAAG atgaATTTGGGAGGGCGGTGTACGTAGCCACGGGCCTTAAACTCACTCGCCACTTAGTGAACACCATCTTTAAGATCTTCGACGTGGATCACGACGACCAGCTGAGCTACAAAGAGTTTATCGGGATCATGAAGGACAGACTGCACCGCGGAGCCAGG GGTTATAAGGATGTGGAAAAGTTCACTTCCTTCAGGTCCTGTCTGAAGAAGGAGCTGGCAGGAag CAGGTGA
- the vps37a gene encoding vacuolar protein sorting-associated protein 37A, producing the protein MNWIFPLSKGSGAIPAPNSLQKQRQRQIESLKAAHSTIAEIQKDVEYRIPFTVNNSTISVNILLPPQFPQEKPVVTVYPPVGHHLVDGNNGTVVTSPLITNFGMHSDLGKVIQSLLDEFWKSPPVLMSGTPSFPYMYKPPYPAQNFHFVSTFPSQDPQRHIVPAPLPPAPGSEMQQVQNRPPAPTYGLITDLPLPVPMADSQTGLNGHIYKMPEIPDSFPELSEISVSQLKDMSDNEDILLEYFACLPQLKQVSSDKEDLVNTIVTVAKKNLQLEPQLEGKRQEMLYKYEQLTQMKSAFQTKMQRQHELSESCSLSALQARLKVAAHQAEEESEETAENFLEGKTEIDDFLTSFMEKRTLCHSRRAKEEKLQQSISVHGHFPSAH; encoded by the exons ATGAATTGGATTTTCCCGCTGTCTAAGGGCTCTGGAGCGATCCCGGCTCCGAACAGtttacagaaacagagacagcgGCAGATCGAGTCGCTTAAAGCTGCGCACTCTAC CATCGCAGAGATCCAGAAAGATGTGGAGTACCGAATTCCTTTCACCGTCAACAACTCCACCATCAGCGTCAACAT attgctTCCACCACAGTTTCCTCAAGAGAAGCCTGTGGTCACTGTGTATCCTCCCGTGGGTCATCATTTAGTGGATGGGAACAACGGCACCGTGGTCACCAGCCCCCTCATCACCAAC TTCGGGATGCACTCGGATCTCGGGAAGGTAATCCAGAGCTTGCTGGATGAGTTCTGGAAGAGTCCGCCAGTCCTGATGTCCGGCACTCCGTCCTTCCCTTA CATGTACAAGCCACCGTATCCTGCGCAGAACTTTCATTTCGTCTCCACCTTCCCGAGCCAGGACCCCCAGAGGCACATTGTCCCCGCCCCTCTCCCACCGGCCCCGGGGTCAGAGATGCAGCAGGTTCAGAACCGTCCTCCGGCACCGACGTACGGACTGATCACGGACCTCCCACTGCCCGTCCCCATGGCCGACTCACAG aCCGGACTAAATGGTCACATCTACAAAATGCCCGAAATCCCCGACTCGTTTCCAGAACTTTCCGAGATAAG tgtgtctcagctgAAGGACATGAGCGATAATGAAGACATCTTGCTGGAGTATTTTGCGTGTCTGCCTCAGCTCAAGCAGGTCTCCAGCGATAAAGAAGATCTGGTGAACACCATCGTCACTGTGGCCA AGAAGAACTTGCAGCTGGAGCCTCAGCTGGAAGGAAAGAGACAAGAGATGCTGTACAaa tatgagCAGCTGACCCAGATGAAGTCAGCGTTCCAGACCAAAATGCAGAGACAGCATGAGCTCAGTGAG AGCTGCAGTCTGAGTGCCCTACAGGCGAGGTTAAAGGTCGCGGCCCATCAGGCGGAGGAGGAGTCCGAGGAGACGGCCGAGAACTTTCTGGAAGGAAAGACTGAGATCGATGACTTCCTCACCAGCTTCATGGAGAAGAGGACG CTTTGTCACAGCAGAAGAGCTAAAGAAGAAAAGCTACAGCAGTCCATCAGCGTGCACGGACACTTCCCCTCCGCACACTAG
- the micu3a gene encoding calcium uptake protein 3, mitochondrial isoform X3: MAALRRMVSVLASRSAARFGERARVRSGGAAAVGVGLAAGGAAVLYLSYRGARAGVRNRAPVLAEEPKRHLDLEDGDVYMSSHEHHFRLFSSLEYEGQLYMTPQNFIESVTMSEPRSKKSWRSLSKQELEKILSETPPVWKGSSTLFRNLKERGIISYTEYLFLLCILTKPHAGFKIAFNMFDADGNQMVDKQEFLVLQEIFRKKNEKKGRKGDAEKSAQLRTDEGMTIDTTLLIHFFGKKGKAELTFEDFYRFMDNLQTEVLEIEFLTYSKGMITISEEDFARILLRYTNVEDIRSYLENVRQSIPDEKGITFEEFRSFFQFLNNLEDFAIAMQMYNFASRSIGQDEFGRAVYVATGLKLTRHLVNTIFKIFDVDHDDQLSYKEFIGIMKDRLHRGARGYKDVEKFTSFRSCLKKELAGSR; the protein is encoded by the exons ATGGCGGCGTTGCGCAGGATGGTGTCGGTGCTGGCGAGCAGATCGGCGGCTCGGTTCGGGGAGAGAGCGCGCGTGAGGAGCGGCGGGGCTGCGGCGGTGGGAGTCGGGCTCGCAGCCGGTGGAGCGGCGGTGCTGTACCTCAGCTACCGGGGAGCGCGCGCCGGAGTCCGCAACCGCGCGCCCGTGCTCGCGGAGGAGCCG AAGCGGCATTTGGACCTGGAGGATGGAGATGTGTACATGTCGTCTCACGAGCACCACTTCCGGCTCTTCAGCTCTCTGGAGTACGAGGGTCAGCTGTACATGACGCCTCAGAACTTCATCGAGTCAGTGACCATGAGCGAGCCCAGGA gtAAGAAATCATGGCGATCTCTCAGTAAACAG GAACTGGAGAAGATCCTCTCTGAGACTCCTCCAGTGTGGAAAGGAAGTTCAACCCTTTTCCGGAATCTaaaagagagag GCATCATTTCTTACACGGAGTATCTCTTCCTGCTTTGTATCCTGACCA AGCCTCATGCTGGCTTTAAAATAGCCTTCAACATGTTCGATGCCGACGGCAACCAGATGGTGGACAAGCAAGAGTTTCTGGTG CTTCAGGAAATTTTCCGGAAGAAGAACGAAAAGAAGGGACGCAAAGGAGACGCAGAGAAGTCGGCTCAGCTG CGCACGGACGAGGGCATGACTATCGACACCACGCTGCTCATACACTTCTTCGGGAAGAAAGGCAAGGCAGAGCTGACGTTTGAGGACTTCTACAG GTTCATGGATAATCTCCAGACAGAGGTGCTGGAGATCGAGTTTCTGACCTACTCCAAAGGCATGATCACCATCAGCGAGGAAGATTTCGCTCGCATCCTCCTGAGATACACCAACGTAGAGGACATCCGCAGCTACCTGGAAAACGTGCGACAGTCCATTCCTGATGAAAAG GGCATCACCTTCGAGGAGTTCAGGTCTTTCTTCCAGTTCCTTAACAACCTTGAAGACTTCGCTATCGCTATGCAGATGTACAACTTCGCCAGCCGTTCCATCGGGCAAG atgaATTTGGGAGGGCGGTGTACGTAGCCACGGGCCTTAAACTCACTCGCCACTTAGTGAACACCATCTTTAAGATCTTCGACGTGGATCACGACGACCAGCTGAGCTACAAAGAGTTTATCGGGATCATGAAGGACAGACTGCACCGCGGAGCCAGG GGTTATAAGGATGTGGAAAAGTTCACTTCCTTCAGGTCCTGTCTGAAGAAGGAGCTGGCAGGAag CAGGTGA